CGGTTATCCCTTTGCCTATGGACCGTATGTGTTGCCTTATGGCGGCGTATTTATTCCCGGGGTTACCGCTAAAGGATATGATGCAGATGGTAACCCAACCGGCTATAACGAAAACCTGGGTAATCCGGGTACACTAACGATGCCATATGCACTTGGTACGACATGGTCGTTTACAAGAGCCTTTCTGTTCCCCGCTTCTTACCTGAAGCTGAGAGAAGTATCGTTGACTTACGGATTACCGCAAAGAATGATCTCCTCCTTGAAACTACAGAATGCCAGTTTCTCTGTATACAGCAGGAATATCATCCTGTGGACAGCTGCAAAAATCGGTATCGATCCGGAAAATGCCTATCAGCCATCTACCAGTGTACAAGGTTCCGGCATGCAGTTTATGCAGGGAATTGAAAGATACAACGTAACACCATGGGCCATTCCAATGGGCGCTAAACTAAATGTAACTTTTTAAGAGCTCATTTAATTTTTGAAATATGAAAACAATTAGTAAATCAATTATACTATGCCTTGGGTTGATCGGTCTTTCGGTTTCTTCCTGTAAAAAGGATTTGATCAAAATGAATGAGAACCCCAATGGCTCCAACCCTGAAACTATTAATCCAAATCTTGTTTTATCCACCGTACTGACAAATACCGGTATGCTGGTGCTGGATCTGGGCTACCAAAATATTGCCGGTGTGATGCAGCATACCCAGAAGGATGGCTGGACCAGCGAACACAATGAATATGATTGGGGGGGCTCCAATAGCTGGACGCCTTACTATGACATCCTGCGAAACAATCAACTGGTATACGACCGGGCCACTACTCTTAATAACGAATTGCAGCAAGGCGTTTCGCTGGTCATGAAATCGATGGTGTTTGGATTGATCACTGATCTGTGGGGAGATGCTCCTTATACCAATGCATTGAAAGGCCAGGAAGGCGGTACCGAAAATTCATTGCCTGCTTATGATCCGCAGGAAAAAATATATACCGGTATATTAGCAGATCTTGAAACGGCCAATACTTTACTTTCAAAACCTAAAGCTGATTACCCCGAGCCGATCGATGGCGCAGATGTTTATTACCAGGGTGATCCTGCTAAATGGCGCAAGATGGCGAATTCGCTGGCTTTGCGGTATTATATGCGTCTTTCGGAAAAGCTGCCCGCTGTTGCCAAAGCAGGCATTGAAAAAATAGTAGCTGATCCTGCACAATATCCCATCATTACAGCTGCTGCTGAAGACGCCACCATGTCTTTCCCCGGCAACAGCAATGCCGACTCCTGGCCAGCCAACGTCACATATGACCCGGACGGCAGCAACTACCGGAGATTAAAAATGTGTAACACGCTAGTTACTTCCATGTTGGCGCTGCACGACCCAAGAATCGCGGTTTGGGCGAATAAAGTAGAGACCTTTTTACTGGTAGATGATACAAAGCCCGCAGGTACCGGTATCAACTATAAAGCAGTAGATACGATTGTAAACGGCGAACCCAGAAAAGTAAGATATATATCTCCGGATGTACTGACCGGCAAAGGACTCACGATAAATGACATTGACCAGAACGAGGATTATGTAGGTATTCCACCGGGCATTGCCGGACCTGCTGTATATAATTTAAGTCCGGATGCCAATCAGGGAGCCAGAAACCCGCATGTTTCCTGGCTCAATAATATTTACCAGCAGGCAAAAGGCCCATTATTAAAGGCCAGGTTGATCTCTGCCGCCGAAGTACACTTTATCCTGGCCGAAGCTTCCGCCATCAAGGGATGGGCTGCAGGCGATGCAGAAACGCATTATAATGCAGCCATACAGGCATCTCTCACTACCTGGGGAATTGCCGCCAGTTATGGCACATACATCATGCAACCAGGGGTAAAATTCGATCATACGCAAAAGCAAATCATCACCCAGAAATGGATCGCCAGCTGGACAGCCGCAACGGAAGCCTGGTTCGATTACAAACGAACAGGATTGCCCGACCTACACGCAGGCCCTTATGCAAAGGGGCCGGTAATGCCGTTACGCTACTACTACATGCTGGACGAGCGTAACCTCAATAAAGTGAATATTACCGAAGCAATGGACCGGCTGGAAGTAACCACCTATTCTTCCTATGGCGCCAATGGTGCAAAAAACAGCCCGTGGTCAAAACCCTGGGTGATACAAGGCACCGGTAAGCCCTGGTAATTTTCACTGCAATGATCTACTTTTATCAAATTATAAATAACATATGAAGAAACTACTCCTGAACATCACGACAGCTCTTTTTGTTAACCTCCTTTTTTTCATTACAGCCTTTGCCCAACAAACGGTAACACCGGCCAACGCGCTGAAAAGTTATCTGAATAATGGAGACCATTCGTTTAAGTGGGAATTGAAAGACTCCTTTAACCTGGCTAATAATGTAAAAGCCTACAATATATTGCTCACTTCCCAGCAATGGCGGGAGTTTACATGGAAACATCAGTTAACCATTTTTGTTCCGGCCGACATTAAATACGATGGCGCCTTACTGTTCATTACCGGCGGTTCTGTAAAGGACGGACTACCTAACTGGAACGGCCCCACGGATGAACTGTATCAACAGGTAGGCGCTGTTGCAGCTACCAATAACTCGGTTACAGCGGTATTAAGACAAACACCTAATCAACCGCTCTTTAATAAATTAACGGAAGATGCATTGATATCCTTCACCCTCCATAACTTTAAAAAAGATGGTGATTTTACCTGGCCTTTACTGTTCCCCATGGTTAAAAGCGCCGTTCGCGCTATGGATGCCATACAGGACTTCGCCAAAGCAAAATTGCCCCGCAACATAAACCGGTTTGTTGTATCCGGCGCTTCAAAACGTGGCTGGACTACCTGGCTCACCGGCGCCAACGATGACAGGGTGGTTGCTATCGCACCAATGGTGATTGACGTATTAAATATGCCGGTAAGCCTGGACTACCAGATTAAAACCTGGAAAGAATACAGTATTCAGATTGAAGATTATGTAAAACTGGGTATTCCACAGGCAGCCCATACAGAAAGTGGTATGGCCATCAACACCATGATTGATCCTTACTCTTACAGGAAAAGTTTGTCCATGCCCAAAATGATCTTCATGGGTACCAATGATGAATACTGGGTAGTGGATAATATCAAAAATTATATAGACAGCATACCGGGTAAAAATTTAATAAACTATGTACCCAATGCCGGACATAGCCTGGGCGACAAGCATCAGGCCTTTGAAGGGTTAAGTGCTTTCTTTGGTATTACCATGAGTAAGCAAACTTACCCCGACTGTAGCTGGACGACCAAAACACGTAAAGGAAAAGTAAACCTTACCGCAAAAGCTACAGCCAACAGCCTGGTAGACGTGATACTATGGTCAGCAGATTCCAAAGACCTCGATTTCCGTAATGATAAATGGGCATCGCAGAGCTTAGGAAAAGCGCATCAGTCGAAGATAAAAGTAACCACTCCCCTGCCACAAAATGGTTACCGCGCTTTTTATGTTGATCTTAAATACGAGAATCCTACCGGTGGTACCTATACAGTAAGTACACGTGTATTTGTTACCGATGATAAAAAAATACTTTAAGACAGGATGTTATAAATTGTCAGCATGAAAAGAATTATAGTTTTCTCAGGAGCCTTTTTCCTTATAATAACGGCTATGGCTCAACAGGTAGTGTCTCCACTACCTGTTAGCAAGAATAAATTTGTGGTGGTAGCCCATCGCGGTAATCATGAAACGGTTCCTGAAAATACGGTAGCCGCTATTGAAGAAACCATACGATGTGGCGCGGATTATGCAGAGCTGGATCTGCGCACCACGAAAGATGGGAAGCTGGTGCTGATGCACAATGCTACCGTAGACAAGATGACCAATGGCAAAGGCAATGTGGCAGATTTAACATTTGCCGAAATCAAAGCATTAAAGGTAAAAAGTACAGATGGGAAAGACTATCGTGTGCCCTCCTTTGAAGAAGCCCTGCAGGCGTGTAAAGGCAGGCTGAATATTTATCTTGACTTTAAAGATGCGGATGTACCAGAAACCTTGCGGCAACTAAAAGCGGCTGGGATGGAAAAGCAGGTAGTGGTTTATTTAAATAAAAAAGAACAGTATAAAGCCTGGAGAAAAGCCGCCCCGGCAATGCCATTAATGTCCAGTCTGCCTGATGAGATTAATACCCCTGACCAGTTTAAATATTTCCTGGAAAATGTGCGTATGGAAGTGCTGGATAACATCAAAGACACCGCTATGCTGGCAGTGGCCAGGCAACACAACGTAGCAATATGGCTGGATGTACAATCGCAGACAGAAGGCCCCACCGAATGGGTTGCTGCGATGAAGAAAGGTGTACAGGGTGTGCAGACTGACCACCCGACGGCATTGGTGAGTTATCTGAAGAGCAACAACCTCCGGGATGGTATCACAACCACTTCAACAGCTGTTGCCGTTTTGCCCGCAAAGCCGTCCTACATTAAAGTACGCAATGTACCCTATGGTGATGCAGGTGAAGATAATACACTGGATGCCTATATGCCTGAAGACCACAATCCGCAGACGAAAATAATCGTATACATTCATGGCGGCGGTTGGACTGGCGGTGATAAAAAAGAGTTCCCCCAACAGTTGATTGATGAACTGGTAGGCAGGCAGCATTACGGCGTAGTATCCATAAACTACCGGCTGATCCGGGATAATAACAAAAACATTTTCCCGGCACAGATCGATGATATCCGCCAGGCATTGGCATTTATTTCTTCCAAAGCCAGGAAAATGAAATTCGATGGCAGCCAGTTTGCTTTAATGGGCGGCAGTGCAGGCGCTTACCTGGCCTTGCAATATGCCTATGCAAATGATAGTATGCGCCAGATAAAAACTGTCATGGATCTATGGGGGCCTACCGATTTTACAGATAAAAAAGTAAGACTGGAAAATAAAGATGCCGATGAAAAAGTAACACGCCTGTTAGGCGTGGCTGATCCGGCGTCTAAAATTGCTCATGATGCAAGTCCCTTCTACCGGCTCACCAAAGAAACCGGTGTACCTACCATTTTGTTTCATGGCAGTGAAGATCCACTGGTACATGTAAGCCAGTCAGAGAAGCTTTACGCCAAATTAACATCACTGGGGATACCCACACAATTTGAATTGTATCCTGG
The Chitinophaga sp. MM2321 DNA segment above includes these coding regions:
- a CDS encoding SusD/RagB family nutrient-binding outer membrane lipoprotein, with the protein product MKTISKSIILCLGLIGLSVSSCKKDLIKMNENPNGSNPETINPNLVLSTVLTNTGMLVLDLGYQNIAGVMQHTQKDGWTSEHNEYDWGGSNSWTPYYDILRNNQLVYDRATTLNNELQQGVSLVMKSMVFGLITDLWGDAPYTNALKGQEGGTENSLPAYDPQEKIYTGILADLETANTLLSKPKADYPEPIDGADVYYQGDPAKWRKMANSLALRYYMRLSEKLPAVAKAGIEKIVADPAQYPIITAAAEDATMSFPGNSNADSWPANVTYDPDGSNYRRLKMCNTLVTSMLALHDPRIAVWANKVETFLLVDDTKPAGTGINYKAVDTIVNGEPRKVRYISPDVLTGKGLTINDIDQNEDYVGIPPGIAGPAVYNLSPDANQGARNPHVSWLNNIYQQAKGPLLKARLISAAEVHFILAEASAIKGWAAGDAETHYNAAIQASLTTWGIAASYGTYIMQPGVKFDHTQKQIITQKWIASWTAATEAWFDYKRTGLPDLHAGPYAKGPVMPLRYYYMLDERNLNKVNITEAMDRLEVTTYSSYGANGAKNSPWSKPWVIQGTGKPW
- a CDS encoding PhoPQ-activated protein PqaA family protein: MKKLLLNITTALFVNLLFFITAFAQQTVTPANALKSYLNNGDHSFKWELKDSFNLANNVKAYNILLTSQQWREFTWKHQLTIFVPADIKYDGALLFITGGSVKDGLPNWNGPTDELYQQVGAVAATNNSVTAVLRQTPNQPLFNKLTEDALISFTLHNFKKDGDFTWPLLFPMVKSAVRAMDAIQDFAKAKLPRNINRFVVSGASKRGWTTWLTGANDDRVVAIAPMVIDVLNMPVSLDYQIKTWKEYSIQIEDYVKLGIPQAAHTESGMAINTMIDPYSYRKSLSMPKMIFMGTNDEYWVVDNIKNYIDSIPGKNLINYVPNAGHSLGDKHQAFEGLSAFFGITMSKQTYPDCSWTTKTRKGKVNLTAKATANSLVDVILWSADSKDLDFRNDKWASQSLGKAHQSKIKVTTPLPQNGYRAFYVDLKYENPTGGTYTVSTRVFVTDDKKIL
- a CDS encoding glycerophosphodiester phosphodiesterase family protein: MKRIIVFSGAFFLIITAMAQQVVSPLPVSKNKFVVVAHRGNHETVPENTVAAIEETIRCGADYAELDLRTTKDGKLVLMHNATVDKMTNGKGNVADLTFAEIKALKVKSTDGKDYRVPSFEEALQACKGRLNIYLDFKDADVPETLRQLKAAGMEKQVVVYLNKKEQYKAWRKAAPAMPLMSSLPDEINTPDQFKYFLENVRMEVLDNIKDTAMLAVARQHNVAIWLDVQSQTEGPTEWVAAMKKGVQGVQTDHPTALVSYLKSNNLRDGITTTSTAVAVLPAKPSYIKVRNVPYGDAGEDNTLDAYMPEDHNPQTKIIVYIHGGGWTGGDKKEFPQQLIDELVGRQHYGVVSINYRLIRDNNKNIFPAQIDDIRQALAFISSKARKMKFDGSQFALMGGSAGAYLALQYAYANDSMRQIKTVMDLWGPTDFTDKKVRLENKDADEKVTRLLGVADPASKIAHDASPFYRLTKETGVPTILFHGSEDPLVHVSQSEKLYAKLTSLGIPTQFELYPGEKHGVGLAASMDVFSKLVTWLAKYYPAE